Proteins encoded together in one Fimbriiglobus ruber window:
- a CDS encoding pirin family protein, with the protein MKKLIGINRDADAHWVGNGFPVRTIFSFQTLGQCISPFLMLDYAGPAEFPPSDQPRGVGEHPHRGFETVTVVYQGELEHRDSAGHHGKIGPGDVQWMTAASGVVHEEWHEQAFAKRGGVLEMVQLWVNLPAKVKMSPPRYQEILDAHIPVVNIDGTGTARVIAGEFRGAKGPAKTFTPITLVDLRLGAGTRTEIGFPDGFTTLVLVLKGKVTMNDAETAGEADLAIFDRTGDRFVVAAQEAATLLVLGGTPIDEPVVSYGPFVMNTEAEIRQAMHDYRSGRMGRVTS; encoded by the coding sequence GTGAAAAAGCTCATCGGCATTAACCGCGACGCGGACGCTCATTGGGTCGGGAACGGGTTCCCCGTTCGGACCATCTTTTCGTTCCAGACCCTGGGCCAATGCATCAGCCCATTCCTGATGCTGGACTACGCCGGCCCGGCAGAGTTCCCGCCGTCGGACCAACCCCGCGGCGTGGGCGAACACCCGCACCGCGGGTTCGAGACGGTGACGGTCGTGTACCAGGGCGAACTCGAACATCGCGACTCGGCCGGCCACCACGGGAAGATTGGCCCCGGCGACGTGCAGTGGATGACCGCCGCCTCCGGCGTCGTCCACGAAGAGTGGCACGAGCAGGCGTTCGCCAAACGGGGCGGCGTCTTGGAGATGGTACAGCTCTGGGTCAACCTGCCGGCGAAGGTCAAGATGTCCCCGCCCCGGTATCAGGAGATTCTTGACGCCCACATCCCGGTTGTGAACATCGACGGGACCGGGACTGCGCGGGTCATCGCGGGGGAATTCCGCGGGGCGAAAGGCCCGGCCAAGACGTTCACCCCGATTACCCTCGTTGACCTGCGACTGGGAGCCGGTACTCGCACGGAAATCGGCTTTCCGGACGGCTTTACCACGCTCGTCCTCGTCCTGAAAGGGAAAGTGACGATGAACGACGCGGAGACGGCCGGGGAGGCGGACCTGGCGATCTTCGACCGCACGGGCGACCGCTTCGTCGTGGCGGCCCAGGAAGCCGCCACGCTTTTGGTGTTGGGCGGGACGCCGATCGACGAGCCGGTCGTAAGCTACGGCCCGTTCGTGATGAACACCGAGGCCGAGATCCGCCAGGCGATGCACGACTACCGAAGCGGTCGGATGGGGCGTGTCACTTCTTAA
- a CDS encoding MBOAT family O-acyltransferase: MPLFAQAAPLPVLPPNPAVLNAEQLQAATDTVHAVPANQLATADPKWFSQAAQILERNRWENEEGSYFRELHKLLPELFFQTQGFVLFFLAVATIYWLMPRRWNTVRVWVLVIASFHFYAAWNASLAFLVTGTATLDYFFARAIEWTANRRTKFAIMWTSIGMNLGILCYFKYRGFFLNELHDGLVRLGAHPAFDRFTPLDILIPFGISFYTFEAVSYAVDVYKSKVRAERSLPHFLLFILFFPHLVAGPIVRAGDFLKQAHRVKRWNWVRIQIGVQFVLLGLFKKLAIADRMAVFCDGVPGNPGPLLDPASYNASALWLAVLAYALRIYADFSGYSDMAVGTAHLLGYRLTQNFNMPYLSPNVGEFWRRWHISLSSWLRDYLYIPLGGSRGSAFATNRNLMITMILGGLWHGANWPYLIWGAIHGGLLVGHRQFRAFAENRPTLRAVLESTPGTVARVALTFFCVSLCWVFFRPDLDKALITLERMFTLAQSGQSLALHNRSLWWTVAFVFGCHLLVAHGIWQWLWARTPPVFVGFGYAVTLTVAMVLAPEQGQTFIYFTF, encoded by the coding sequence ATGCCTCTGTTCGCGCAAGCCGCCCCACTACCTGTTCTTCCGCCGAACCCTGCCGTCCTCAATGCCGAGCAGCTTCAGGCGGCTACCGATACCGTCCACGCGGTCCCGGCCAATCAACTCGCCACTGCCGATCCGAAATGGTTCTCCCAGGCGGCCCAGATCCTCGAACGGAACCGCTGGGAAAACGAAGAAGGTAGCTACTTCCGCGAACTCCATAAACTGCTGCCGGAACTCTTCTTCCAGACGCAGGGGTTCGTTCTCTTCTTCCTGGCCGTGGCGACCATCTACTGGCTGATGCCCCGGCGGTGGAACACCGTTCGGGTGTGGGTGCTGGTGATCGCCAGCTTCCACTTCTACGCCGCGTGGAACGCGAGCCTCGCGTTCCTGGTGACCGGAACCGCTACCCTCGACTACTTTTTCGCCCGCGCGATCGAGTGGACTGCAAACCGGCGGACCAAGTTCGCGATCATGTGGACCAGCATCGGGATGAACCTCGGCATCCTTTGCTATTTCAAATACCGCGGATTCTTCCTGAACGAACTGCACGACGGGCTCGTGCGACTCGGCGCGCACCCGGCGTTCGACCGATTCACGCCGCTCGACATCCTCATCCCGTTCGGCATCTCGTTCTACACGTTCGAAGCCGTCAGCTACGCGGTCGACGTGTACAAGAGCAAGGTCCGGGCCGAGCGGAGCCTGCCGCACTTCCTGTTGTTCATCCTGTTCTTCCCGCACCTGGTCGCAGGGCCGATCGTCCGGGCGGGCGATTTCCTGAAACAGGCTCACCGGGTCAAGCGGTGGAACTGGGTCCGCATCCAGATCGGCGTCCAGTTCGTCTTGCTCGGGCTGTTCAAAAAGTTGGCAATCGCGGACCGGATGGCCGTGTTCTGCGACGGCGTGCCCGGCAACCCGGGACCGCTCCTCGACCCGGCGAGCTACAACGCCTCCGCCCTGTGGCTCGCGGTACTCGCTTACGCCTTGCGGATCTACGCGGACTTCTCCGGTTACTCGGACATGGCCGTCGGCACCGCGCACCTGCTCGGCTACCGGCTGACCCAGAACTTCAACATGCCCTACCTGTCGCCGAACGTGGGCGAGTTCTGGCGGCGGTGGCACATCAGTCTCTCAAGCTGGCTCCGCGACTACCTGTACATCCCCCTCGGCGGGAGCCGCGGGTCGGCGTTCGCCACGAACCGGAACCTGATGATTACGATGATCCTCGGCGGGCTGTGGCACGGGGCGAACTGGCCGTACTTAATCTGGGGCGCGATCCACGGCGGGCTCCTGGTGGGCCACCGCCAGTTCCGGGCGTTCGCGGAGAATCGACCGACCCTTCGGGCGGTTCTCGAATCGACGCCCGGGACCGTCGCCCGTGTCGCGCTGACGTTTTTCTGCGTAAGTCTCTGCTGGGTCTTCTTCCGCCCGGACCTGGATAAGGCTCTGATTACCCTCGAACGGATGTTCACGCTCGCCCAATCCGGGCAGTCGCTGGCGTTACACAACCGGAGCCTGTGGTGGACGGTGGCGTTTGTGTTCGGCTGTCACCTGCTCGTGGCTCATGGAATTTGGCAGTGGCTCTGGGCGCGGACGCCGCCGGTGTTCGTCGGGTTCGGGTATGCGGTCACGTTGACCGTGGCTATGGTCCTCGCCCCGGAACAAGGGCAGACGTTCATTTACTTCACGTTCTGA
- a CDS encoding SGNH/GDSL hydrolase family protein, whose protein sequence is MPPAPHVSRWFAELAAAAGRRHGAATTPAVRPASRRRAPRALAWAAVGIVVLQFGLGTAAELYTRIRDPLYGDKLAKLRRRVEEPTTDPLKVVMFGSSRTGLAFHGLRVEERLRVDLGRPVVAFNYGIPAAGPVTELVYVNRLLADGITPDLVLLEVLPSTLAEVPNGPLERHWFFADRLRYSEQAIVIRHGFDPSVVHERWWRTVLLPWYMLRFPVLTRIVPSWVPLPVRTDWSSGADPCGWGQSPRQQPTQDERATGFARARLEYEATLATLTPGGPAADALRELLALCKARGVAVRLVLMPESAAFRAFYSPAVSARLDAFMKALSAEYAVPVIDARQWVPDDQFTDGHHLLVVGAETFSDRMTREVIEPFLHDR, encoded by the coding sequence ATGCCACCCGCGCCCCATGTGTCCCGCTGGTTTGCCGAACTCGCCGCCGCGGCCGGCCGACGACACGGAGCGGCTACGACTCCCGCGGTCCGGCCCGCGAGCCGTCGCCGGGCTCCGCGGGCGCTGGCCTGGGCTGCCGTCGGGATCGTCGTGCTACAGTTCGGGCTCGGGACGGCGGCAGAGCTGTACACCCGCATCCGCGACCCGCTGTACGGCGACAAGCTGGCAAAACTCCGCCGGCGCGTCGAGGAGCCGACTACCGACCCGCTCAAGGTTGTCATGTTCGGGAGTTCGCGGACCGGGCTGGCTTTTCACGGCCTCCGGGTCGAAGAGCGACTTCGGGTGGATCTGGGGCGGCCGGTCGTCGCGTTCAACTACGGCATCCCGGCAGCTGGGCCCGTGACCGAACTGGTTTACGTGAACCGGCTCCTGGCCGACGGGATCACGCCCGACCTCGTCTTGCTCGAAGTGCTGCCGTCCACGCTCGCGGAGGTGCCCAACGGCCCGCTCGAACGGCACTGGTTCTTCGCGGACCGGCTGCGGTATTCGGAGCAGGCGATCGTGATCCGCCACGGGTTCGACCCGAGTGTCGTCCACGAACGGTGGTGGCGGACGGTGCTGCTGCCGTGGTATATGCTTCGCTTCCCGGTACTCACTCGCATCGTCCCGAGCTGGGTGCCGCTTCCGGTCCGCACTGACTGGAGTAGCGGGGCGGACCCGTGCGGCTGGGGGCAAAGCCCCCGACAACAGCCGACACAGGACGAGCGGGCCACGGGGTTTGCCCGAGCCCGCCTGGAATACGAGGCGACCCTGGCAACGCTCACCCCCGGTGGACCGGCGGCGGACGCCCTCCGCGAACTGCTCGCCCTCTGCAAGGCCCGCGGAGTCGCGGTCCGGCTCGTTCTGATGCCCGAGTCGGCCGCGTTTCGGGCCTTTTACTCGCCGGCAGTAAGTGCCAGGCTGGATGCGTTCATGAAGGCTCTGAGTGCCGAATACGCGGTTCCGGTGATCGACGCCAGGCAATGGGTTCCGGACGACCAGTTTACGGACGGGCACCACCTGCTCGTCGTCGGCGCGGAGACGTTCTCCGACCGAATGACCCGCGAGGTGATCGAACCGTTCTTGCACGATCGGTAG